The DNA segment TCCATAGACGGACACATGACGCACGTCCACCAGGAAGGCCAGAGTGGGCAGCAGCGCCGTGTCCACCAGAGCGATGCCGAAGCAGACTCCGCACAAGGGAAGCATCAGCTGGCCGAAGGTTTTGCAAGCAGGCACAGTGCAGGAGCTGGCCCCTATTATGACCATCCCGAGCGCGCCGTAGAACCACTGCAGCTCCGGGTACTTGGCGGCTAAGCGGACAGTGACGTAAACCCCCAGCACGTGCGGGAAGAAGGCAGGCAGCCAGGTGAGACCCATCTCCCACTTTGTGGCGTTCATCGTGTTCTCCATCCAGTTAGAAATAGTGGGCTCGAGGAACGCCAGCGGGATGTTACAGACGGTCAGAGCGCCCGCCACCACGGCGATGTACGGGTCCATCATGAGCCGGTAAATGGGCGTCCCGACCGGCATGTTCTCGCGCGTCCTGTTAGAAAAAGGTTTGATCACAGTCAAGAGCAAAATGCCGTCTGCCAAGCACACAGAGGCCAGAACTATGAACGGGACCCGTTTACCTGCGAATTCATACAGGATACCGCCGAACGGAGGCGCCACGAGGCTCCCGAACGAGATGAACGCGAGCGCGATGCCAAGCGCGCGGCTCCTCTCCGCTTCTTCCGTGTATTTATCCGCGATCATCGCGATCCCAGACGTGTCGGCAAACGCTGAGCCCAGACCCTGCAGGCTGCGCGCCGCGAACAGGGTCCCGTAGTTGTCAGCAAACGCGAATATACAGGTCGAAACAAACATGACCAGAAGTCCGATCAGCAGCGGGATGTCGTATCCAACGCGGTCAATGAAAGTTCCCGATAAGGGGTTGACCATGAGTTGCACAATGGCCTTGGATGCGAATAACACCCCTATCTGTATGTCCAGGTTGTCCCTGTTTGCTCTGCCCAGCGAAGAGTTGGCATGGGCGCGCGCCGCCTGCTCGGTCTCTAAATCTGCGAGGTAATCGGGAATGATCGGAACTATCACCATGTAGAGCATGTTGTCAAGCAGAAGCGCGACGCAGACGATCACCAGAACGAGCCTTCTCTTCCGCCTGGGGTCTTGCATCGCGCTGCCCAGCTGTTTAGTTCTTTCGCCCATTTCGGACAACTTTAGGGCGGCTGATTTCACCAACCCTGCAGAGCCGTCAGTTTCCATGACCGTTTACCTCAGGAGAGCAGTCCTTCAGAATGTAATTTCATTCCTTTCCTGTGCAGCGACGCGTCTGGCTTTTACGCACGAACTTTCCTGGTGTCCTGCGCGCGCGCTCGGTTCGCTTTGGTCAGGCGCTGCTTTCTCGCCTCTGATAGGTGACGTGCTAGTCCTTTCTCTACACGAGTACAGTCCTGAGCTTTACTGTCTGCATTTCCGCTTCTGCTGAGATTTTTGTTTGCCTTTACATCCCTGTTACGCACGCATGAATTTGCTCTTTCACATGTACGCACATTGTCTGTCACCTGTGGGTCATTCACATCCGTTTTTCTCTCCATCAGAAGCTGCAGACTTGCTGTGGGCACAAATTAAGAGGTGTGCCAATATCAGTTTTCTCTGATTTCCCTCCTTTGGTCTTTGGCGCGTCCCCTGTGGTCATCAGCCAGCTGCGTCCGTCTGCTAATTCTAAAAACGGACGTCCACTGACCAGTCAGAGTCATGATCACATGACAAAAAATACTAGTGGTCGGACGAACTGTAACTGACCCCAGACCAGCTCTACTCGCGCTCTTAGTGTGTTTGGAGACGTTTTCTTGTTGTGTTGGACGTTTTAATTTGAAAACACATAGTAAATGCAGTGTCAAtagaatattttgataatttctaTAGAGTTTGCTACTTTTATGCCAATGTAATTCAGTGAAGGTTAAATAATTCACAGAGTTGGCGGATTAAGGACCGGATTattatttaaaggaaaaaaacctaaattattatttaaatattagattttaCAAATAACGACAATACAGTAGGCCTAACGCTTATCgccattttaaaagcatttggGAAAATATTAAGGCAAGCCACCGTTCCTTTATCTACTGTTTTCTGTTTAGTATACGTCTGGAAATAGAAAATTAAATACGCGACACAAATTTAACTCCGAGCGTCACTGCAGCACGCGCGGGTCTGACGCGAAGCGTTGCGCGCTCACCAGCGGCGCGACACTGACCTCTGCTGGACATTCTGCTCGCGCCGCTTGTGCTCATCAGGAGCTGATGATACTCTCTTTATTTGGTCTACACTGAGAGTTCTTCATAACGGTTTTGAGTTACCATATACTGATCTACAAGTATTTATCTAacatacatacataactgctttttgtaatatacctgccatacaattgtcaatttgtatattgtcattccttacctacttatttgtatttttttgtattttattcttttattatgtgttttttgttctgtcgctgtcattctgttgtactgcggagcttctatcacgaaacaaattcctcgtatgtgtaaacatacctggcaataaaactcattctgattctgatataagGTTCAGAACTGATATTTGAATGTTGATTTAGAGTTAAATgagctctttctctttttttatggcATGCTGCCTGATGGCAGTTTAAAGAAGCTGATCTACCTAAATATATAGAATAGTTCAGCACCACTTCCGGTGCATTGCCCAGTTGGGACGCTAGATGGCGGTTTCTGCCATGAAATACGCAGATGAATGAAGTCTGATTCACAAATTTGGTTTATCTCAGAGACAAACGAAGACATAATATATTACGACATACATTACACTCTCTTTATGTATTCAACAGAGcagtaaaatattaatactatGAGTTCTTTGTTTAAGCGGTGTGTTCAGGTGAATGTGGATCATGTGTCTTTCTGTTCAGATTAATATTCTCTGCAATAAATGATTAGCTCAATGTGTATTGCTCACCAGATTGGATTTATATCTtctataaatgtttttctttaggaTAATAATATTTAATGGGGTTCACATGTTGTATCTgagattaataaaattaaacaggtTTGGCTCAACAAACCAACTCAGAATGAACTCTGAATTAAATTGGACGATGAAAAGAAGCTGGAAAATGCCACAAGAGTGATATACATATTAACTATCTAGTTGTGAATgtacaaataaatgaacattctCCAAAACTTTCATTGGGAATGGAAGAATAATCAGAAACATATGCATTGCATGTATTGGCGTATAACCATGATGGAATATATATGTTATATGGACAGTGTAATGACTCATATAGTGACTCACGGAAACACACAGCAGcagattgttgttgttttgtatgtCATTGGGTTACATTGTATTTTCTCTCAGAATGTTTTTACAGCAGGGACTCACAGAAAGTTAATGATTCAATAATCTGATCTTTGTCCCCATATACCTTGAAACACATCTGATAATTCTCTGTACATGTGTAAATAAAAAGACTCTATGCAACGGTCAGGGGCGGCCTTAAGCATCTGGGGGCCGTTTCAATAACTAATATGGGGCCCTgcccacataaaatgtaaacataatagagcagaaaaagcaaggattcctgttggtttgcatcatattattttattactcgcactttcagcttcattaaaagACAGCTTTATACAAACTATATACAATACAGCGTTTTACGTTGGAATAAGCCTCACCCTTTCACGCAGGGCAACATCACTGCTTATTTGATTTGCGCAGtagctatattttcagctgtctgggctaacttaaaaaaaaaatacagctcaaacatcccctcaacttgccgtattacggagcccgggaagtcacctgtgtaagtaaaaataatttttaaaaaaatccgtGACGACGGTTTTGGCAATCCGTGCGccctaaaccgtactcacgaattctcaaactgttccctcggtttaacaaatcgtgcccacggattaatacaccgtacccacgagtttctaacccgcgctctcagatttgtaaacagtgcctgcagtttctgaaatctgtacccacgaattcataaaccgtgcccacgctttcgcaatccgttcccacgggtttgtaaaatgtactcacggatttgtggctcactcattttagaagatcatttgagagctactttttaaaaatgaaagtggccgagagctactcatgcaataattaaatctcttaaataaTGTCTCATAACTCTCATATAAACAACTATGCTAACTGTTTTAGACCTAAAAGAGttattgtaggcctatatatgtcccccttaattgacataggctatatatatcaaaatattatactgGGCGCAAGATGGCGGCTTGGAAGTAGCAGCAGTTTAAGGTTGCTCCTGTCAcgcttatttattttctattaataagGTACGCAAACTCTGGATTTCAATTATAAATCTTCTGTAGTATGTCGCTAGAGACTTTCTGGCCGCAATCTTTGCCGAAAATGCCAAGACCTGCTAAGAAAACGGCGAAAAAAGACTCGGCCGTTGAGGGATCGGCCGACGAGCCCGAACAGAGTCAGGCAGATGCGGGCAGCGAGACTGACCTTAGCCCGGCGCTTGCAAAAGCACTTCAAATTATGACTGAGAAGATCTCTAATGCAATAGATGAAAAACTTGGCCCGTTGGCAGAAACAGTGCATAATCATACCCAGCAGCTGGAAAGTGTTAATGGTCGATTGGATGAGGCGGAGCGGAGAATCATGGCGGTTGAGGCATTTTCGGAGGACGCGCAATCTCGCGTTTTCACTCTTGAAAAACAAGTTGCCATGCTTACCGAACATATCGACGACCTGGAAAATAGAGGCCGGCGCAGAAATATCCGAATCCTGGGCCTTCGCGAAGAGGTAGAGGGTACCAATGCAGTTACCTTTCTTGAATCGTGGATCCCCGAATTTCTTGGCCTGCATACTAAGAGTGGTCGCATCAAGATTGAAAGGGCGCATCGTACGCTGGCTCCAAAACCGGGTGCTAAGGATAGGCCACGGCCACTGATTGTCCGGTTCCACAACTATGGTGACAAGCAGAGGGTTCTCGATGCCTGCAGGAAACGTTCAGCGGATGGGGATTTGCAGTATGAGGACAGAAAAATATCATGCTACCAGGATTTTTCGGCTTCAGTGATACGGAAGCGCAAGGATTTCAACGCGGTCAAGCAGCGACTCCGAGATATGGGTGCTCGCTATGCGATGCTGTATCCAGCCAAGCTACGAGTCAACATAGGAAGTACCCTTAAAGTATTCGAGACGGCGGCTGCTGTCTCGCAGTACCTGGATAAGAGTGATACAAATTCCAGCACGAGCACCTGATCCGTGTTGGGATTTCGACCAGACGAGTGCCTGGCGGACCTAGCTTCTTGAGTTCTAATAGCGACGTGAGTTTTAGTTTGCGtactttattttctatttctctcttttttttttgagtgacggGGGTTATCtcgataacttttttttttgtattttgagtgtACTTTTTTGTACCGTTGCTACTGGAGAAGTAACTGACTGTTTTTGGGATGAAGAATGTTCCCCTTGACGTGGGGAAACAGCCccttttttcctatttttttatttccgtaccgtgctttctttttttgcttttcttttttcctttcatgTTGCCAGTTTGGCTTGTTCTGATTTATGTTATTGTTTACTGTAATGCCCTGACACACGCATATCTGTTTACTGGACCTAATGACAATATGGAAATGTTTGAAAGGGGGAGAGCACCATCTGTTCTATTCTTTAAGTAATGGCTGGTAACTTAAGACTTTGTACATGGAACGTAAGGGGTTTACACGGGCGAATTAAAATTCGTAAAGTGCTCACACGACTTCATAAGGAAAATATAGATGTAGCTTTATTACAAGAAACCCATTTGAGTGATAGCGAACATTTGaatctaacacattataaatggGTTGGTCAAATTCACTTCTCATCCTTTACAAAAAGTAGTAGAGGAGTAGCAATTTTAATTAGTAAAAGTATACCTTTTAATGTCACAGAGAGTATTAAGGACAAACATGGAAGATACATCATTATTAAGGGGACTTTGAACGCAGAGGAAATTTCACTTTTAAACATATATTGTCCCCCAAATTACTCCTCAGAATTTCTTACAAAAACTTTTCTTGAATTTAAAGAACGCGCATCTGGATTGTGTATTATTGGAGGAGACTTTAATTGTTTATTGAATTCATTATTAGACCGCTTTCCCCCCAGGGACTCTCTCTACACCAAACAGTCCAAAGCTCTTGCTGCACTGTGTGATGACTTAGAATACTTGGATGTTTGGCGCACTCTCAACCCGCATCAaaataaattcacttttttttctcacccaCATAAGTGTCACTCTCGGATCGACTACTTTTTTGCGCCTAAGACTATAATGCATACAATTACACGCTGCAACATAGGAGATATTGTTATATCGGATCACGCTATAGTGGTGCTAGATATTTGTGTGAGGGGGTTTCTTAGACCTGTTAGACGTTGgagatttaataatttattactcAAAGATGATACATTTCTCTCATACTTTAATTCAGAGTTGAAGATATTTTTATCTATTAACTCAGAATCTACAAACAATCCCTCACTTCTCTGGGAGACGACTAAAGCATACATCAGAGGCCTTGCCATTTCATACTTTGCaaccaaaaaaagaaagcagTTAGAGAAAGAGAAACACCTGGAGTCAGAATTAAATACTGCCACTAGTAGCTACTTGAACGATCCCTCCCCAACTTTGTTAGAAAAAATAAGTGCTGTGCGAACCTCTTTTTATTCATTGCTAACTTATCAGTctcatttaaatatatgttattCAAAGCAAAAATTATATGAATGGGGTAATAAACCTAGTAAATATCTAGCATATTTAACAAAGTCCAATTCTGACTCACAATTTATTACTTCTATAGTAGACCCCATGGGAGTGCGTTATTTTGAtcctattattattaacaatatttttaaacaGTTCTACTCTGTTCTTTATCAGTCTCATCATTCTTCCCAAAAACATGACTACATGATATCTTTCTTTGACTGCCTAACCCTCCCTGTCGTTTCAGAAGAACAGAGGGAACTTCTCAATGCACCTATTTCAAGGGAGGAAGCTATAGTCGCACTCCATAGCTTGAAGTCTGGTAAATCTCCTGGGCCTGATGGCCTTGCATGCGAACTCTATAAAGAATTTGAGTATGTGCTTCTAGACCCTCTTTTAGCTATGCTCAATCATTCATTCTTGACTGACAGGTTACCCCCCTCACTCCGCGAAGCAAATATTTCTCTCATTTTAAAAAAAGGCAAGGACCCAGAAAATTGTGGCTCCTATAGGCCAATTGCTTTACTTAATTCAGATTTAAAATTGTTATCTAAGATTTTAGCGTTAAGATTGGAAAAGGTTCTGCCATATATCATTCATGAAGACCAGACAGGGTTTATTAAAGGCAGAAGCTCCACCCATAATGTCAGGAGGCTTTTAAACATTATTGAGCTTTCCCATAACCTCAGCTCTAGCTCTTGTATTTTATCCCTAGATGCGGAAAAAGCTTTCGATTCTGTGGAGTGGCCGTATCTGTTTTACACACTGGAAAAATTTGGCATTGGTGAATATTTCATTAAGTGGGTGAGAATACTCTATAAAGATCCCCTTTCCGCGGTTATTACCAATGGTCATAGATCTGTTAATTTTTCCTTATCCCGGGGTACAAGACAGGGCTGTCCCCTCTCTCCATTGCTCTTTGCGATAGCAA comes from the Carassius carassius chromosome 39, fCarCar2.1, whole genome shotgun sequence genome and includes:
- the LOC132121144 gene encoding probable vesicular acetylcholine transporter-B, which translates into the protein METDGSAGLVKSAALKLSEMGERTKQLGSAMQDPRRKRRLVLVIVCVALLLDNMLYMVIVPIIPDYLADLETEQAARAHANSSLGRANRDNLDIQIGVLFASKAIVQLMVNPLSGTFIDRVGYDIPLLIGLLVMFVSTCIFAFADNYGTLFAARSLQGLGSAFADTSGIAMIADKYTEEAERSRALGIALAFISFGSLVAPPFGGILYEFAGKRVPFIVLASVCLADGILLLTVIKPFSNRTRENMPVGTPIYRLMMDPYIAVVAGALTVCNIPLAFLEPTISNWMENTMNATKWEMGLTWLPAFFPHVLGVYVTVRLAAKYPELQWFYGALGMVIIGASSCTVPACKTFGQLMLPLCGVCFGIALVDTALLPTLAFLVDVRHVSVYGSVYAIADISYSLAYAMGPIVAGQIVHNLGFVQLNLGMGLVNVLYAPALLLLRHVCQMKSSNSERNVLLEEGPTGLYDTIRMEERKLKRKGLCTTTTNPCPVDEDGLFERSKSYSEEESSGPELT